A window from Herbaspirillum sp. meg3 encodes these proteins:
- a CDS encoding VOC family protein: protein MPVSHADHLVITAPTLAEGIAYIEQTLGVSPQAGGEHVRLGTHNALLKLGRGFYLEVIAINPAAPPVERARWFGLDHLAAGSKPRLASWVVRTDDIDAAAAASEIPLGPVEDMSRGALQWRITIPLDGKLVMNGVMPSLIQWSTSSHPTDNMQDLGCSLVKLEGFHPEAEVITKNLKLIGLQSQIAMHHPAAGQTPHLLALIQTPTGMHPLGLSG from the coding sequence ATGCCAGTCAGCCACGCCGATCACCTCGTTATCACTGCCCCGACGCTCGCCGAAGGGATTGCCTACATCGAACAAACGCTGGGTGTGTCGCCCCAAGCCGGCGGCGAACATGTCCGCCTGGGCACGCACAATGCCCTGCTGAAACTGGGACGCGGATTCTATCTGGAAGTGATTGCGATCAATCCGGCAGCGCCGCCGGTGGAACGCGCGCGCTGGTTCGGCCTGGATCATCTGGCTGCGGGCAGCAAGCCCCGCCTGGCAAGCTGGGTGGTACGCACAGACGACATTGATGCGGCTGCAGCGGCGTCGGAGATCCCGCTCGGCCCGGTGGAAGACATGAGCCGCGGCGCGCTGCAATGGCGCATCACCATTCCGCTGGACGGCAAGCTGGTAATGAATGGCGTGATGCCCAGCCTGATCCAGTGGAGCACCTCCAGCCATCCGACCGACAACATGCAGGATCTGGGTTGCTCATTGGTCAAGTTGGAAGGTTTTCATCCCGAGGCCGAAGTCATCACGAAAAATCTCAAGCTGATCGGCCTGCAAAGCCAGATTGCGATGCATCACCCGGCAGCAGGACAGACGCCACATCTGCTGGCGCTGATACAGACGCCGACGGGGATGCATCCGCTTGGACTGTCGGGGTGA
- a CDS encoding TRAP transporter large permease: MNAAIIFILLFGLMLTGMPISISLGLTVLTFLFTMTDVPIQSVALKLFTGIEKFEIMAIPFFILAGNFLTHGGVARRMINFATAMVGHWHGGLALAGVMACALFAAVSGSSPATVVAIGSIILPAMVRQGFPNKFGAGVITTSGALGILIPPSIVMVMYSVSTNTSVGKLFMAGVVPGLMLAFLLGLTTWYLARKHNYPRLPKASWAERGAAFRKSGWGLFLIVIVMGGIYTGVFTPTEAAAMAAVYAFIIAVFVYKDMSLKQVPKVLLDSASMSAMLLYIITNAVLFSFLVTSENIPQAMAAMITDSGLGPITFLLVVNVLLLLAGNVMEPSSIVLIMAPILFPVAMKLGIDPVHFGILIVVNMEVGMCHPPVGLNLYVASGITKMGITELTVAVMPWLLTMLAFLALVTYVPQISLWLPNLVFD, from the coding sequence ATGAACGCAGCCATTATCTTCATCCTGCTGTTCGGCTTGATGCTGACAGGTATGCCGATCTCGATTTCGCTCGGCCTGACCGTACTGACCTTCCTGTTCACGATGACCGATGTGCCGATTCAGTCGGTGGCGTTGAAGTTGTTTACCGGGATAGAGAAGTTCGAAATCATGGCAATTCCGTTCTTCATCCTGGCGGGTAACTTCCTTACCCACGGTGGTGTCGCGCGGCGCATGATCAACTTTGCCACGGCCATGGTCGGTCACTGGCACGGTGGTCTTGCGTTGGCGGGCGTGATGGCCTGCGCACTGTTTGCTGCAGTGTCAGGTTCATCGCCGGCGACGGTAGTGGCGATCGGTTCGATCATCTTGCCTGCAATGGTGCGTCAGGGCTTCCCAAACAAATTCGGTGCGGGTGTTATCACGACTTCGGGCGCATTGGGTATTCTGATTCCGCCATCAATCGTGATGGTGATGTATTCGGTCTCGACCAATACATCGGTGGGCAAGCTGTTCATGGCCGGCGTTGTGCCGGGTCTGATGCTGGCTTTCCTGCTGGGTCTGACCACCTGGTATCTGGCGCGCAAGCACAACTATCCACGTCTGCCGAAGGCGAGCTGGGCTGAACGCGGCGCGGCGTTCCGCAAGAGCGGCTGGGGCTTGTTCCTGATCGTGATTGTGATGGGTGGTATCTACACCGGCGTGTTCACACCGACGGAAGCTGCGGCGATGGCGGCAGTCTATGCCTTCATCATTGCGGTGTTCGTCTATAAGGACATGAGCCTGAAGCAAGTTCCCAAGGTCTTGCTGGATTCTGCGTCGATGTCGGCGATGCTGCTCTATATCATCACCAATGCGGTGCTGTTCTCCTTTCTGGTGACCAGCGAAAACATTCCGCAGGCGATGGCGGCGATGATCACCGACAGCGGTCTCGGTCCGATTACCTTCCTGCTGGTGGTAAACGTGCTGCTGCTGCTGGCCGGTAACGTGATGGAACCGTCCTCGATCGTGCTGATCATGGCGCCTATCCTGTTCCCTGTGGCGATGAAGCTGGGCATCGATCCGGTGCACTTCGGCATTCTGATCGTGGTCAACATGGAAGTCGGCATGTGCCATCCGCCGGTCGGTCTGAATCTGTATGTGGCGTCCGGGATTACCAAGATGGGTATCACCGAGTTGACCGTGGCAGTCATGCCGTGGCTGCTGACGATGCTGGCGTTTCTGGCGCTCGTGACTTATGTGCCGCAGATTTCGCTGTGGTTGCCGAACCTGGTATTTGACTGA
- a CDS encoding TRAP transporter small permease, with amino-acid sequence MKFLDHLEEWLIAFLMAAATVIIFIAVLHRYASGLPIPWLQDELIQINTSWAQELCIYMFVWMAKFGAAYGVRTGIHVGVDVLINRMNTPWRNKFVVFGLLAGALFTGIVGTLGAEFVWEISQHSSTSEVLELPMWMVYMAVPLGSYLMCFRFLQVAWAFIKTGELPKHDHAYVEGLDEEIKGEKA; translated from the coding sequence TTGAAATTTCTCGACCACTTGGAAGAGTGGCTCATTGCATTCCTGATGGCGGCTGCAACCGTCATCATCTTCATAGCGGTGTTGCACCGTTATGCCTCCGGTTTACCGATTCCCTGGCTGCAGGACGAACTGATCCAGATCAACACCAGCTGGGCGCAGGAATTGTGTATCTACATGTTCGTGTGGATGGCGAAGTTCGGCGCCGCTTATGGCGTGCGTACCGGTATCCACGTCGGCGTTGACGTGCTGATCAATCGTATGAACACGCCATGGCGCAACAAGTTCGTGGTGTTCGGCCTGCTCGCCGGTGCTTTGTTCACCGGGATTGTCGGCACGCTGGGCGCTGAATTCGTCTGGGAAATCAGCCAACATTCCAGTACTTCGGAAGTATTGGAATTGCCGATGTGGATGGTCTACATGGCAGTTCCGCTGGGTTCGTATCTGATGTGTTTCCGTTTTCTTCAGGTGGCCTGGGCTTTCATCAAAACCGGTGAATTGCCCAAACATGACCACGCTTACGTTGAAGGTCTGGACGAAGAAATCAAGGGAGAAAAAGCATGA
- a CDS encoding TRAP transporter substrate-binding protein: MKLKSLVFALSAATIIAGNAFAQAPIIIKFSHVVANDTPKGKAAERFKELAEKATKGRVKVEVYPNSTLYKDKEELEALQLGAVQMLAPSLAKFGPLGVKEFEVFDLPYIFPSKEVLYRVTEGPIGKDLFKKLEPKGITGLAYWDNGFKVMSANKPLHVPADFRGLKMRIQSSKVLDAQMRALGANPQVLAFSEVYQALQTGVVDGTENPPSNLYTQKMHEVQKHVTVSDHGYLGYAVIVNKKFWDGLPPDIRTALEGAMKDATKYANAIAQQENDAALAAVQKTGKTTIYRLNDKEKAEWRKALAPVQAQMADRIGKDLIAAVNKEAAALGQK, from the coding sequence ATGAAGCTCAAGTCATTGGTATTTGCACTTTCCGCAGCAACCATCATCGCCGGCAATGCCTTCGCGCAGGCGCCGATCATCATCAAATTCAGCCATGTGGTGGCGAACGATACGCCAAAGGGAAAAGCTGCTGAGCGTTTCAAGGAACTGGCCGAGAAAGCTACCAAAGGCCGCGTGAAGGTCGAGGTCTATCCGAACAGCACGCTCTACAAGGACAAGGAAGAGCTGGAAGCATTGCAACTAGGTGCTGTGCAAATGCTGGCGCCATCGCTGGCGAAGTTCGGCCCGCTGGGCGTGAAAGAATTCGAAGTATTCGACCTGCCGTACATCTTCCCGAGCAAGGAAGTGCTGTATCGCGTGACCGAAGGTCCGATCGGCAAGGATCTGTTCAAGAAGCTGGAGCCGAAGGGCATCACCGGTCTGGCGTATTGGGATAACGGTTTCAAGGTCATGTCGGCAAACAAGCCGCTGCACGTGCCTGCCGATTTCCGTGGCCTGAAGATGCGCATCCAGTCGTCCAAGGTGCTGGATGCACAAATGCGCGCACTGGGCGCCAACCCGCAAGTGCTGGCCTTCTCCGAGGTGTATCAGGCACTGCAGACCGGCGTGGTCGACGGCACCGAGAATCCGCCATCCAACCTGTACACCCAGAAGATGCATGAAGTGCAAAAGCACGTGACCGTCTCCGATCACGGCTATCTTGGCTACGCAGTCATCGTCAACAAGAAGTTCTGGGACGGTCTGCCACCTGATATCCGCACCGCACTCGAAGGTGCGATGAAGGATGCGACCAAATACGCCAATGCCATCGCCCAGCAAGAGAATGACGCCGCGCTGGCCGCCGTGCAAAAGACCGGCAAGACCACCATCTATCGCCTCAACGACAAGGAAAAAGCCGAATGGCGTAAAGCCCTTGCACCAGTACAAGCGCAAATGGCCGACCGTATCGGTAAAGACCTGATCGCTGCAGTGAACAAGGAAGCTGCAGCGCTGGGCCAGAAGTAA